A portion of the Oreochromis niloticus isolate F11D_XX linkage group LG10, O_niloticus_UMD_NMBU, whole genome shotgun sequence genome contains these proteins:
- the hsd20b2 gene encoding 17-beta hydroxysteroid dehydrogenase type 12: MSFADLLAIIGGMTVAFYLLKLTWRCWCVFREFVLSSKWQVDLRTYGQWAVVTGATSGIGKAYATELARRGLDIVLISRCDNKLKTVAREIEGVYGRKTQTIPVDFTHGYSIYPAIAKKLQGLQIGILVNNVGMTTTDCFAYFLETPDAEQKITQVINCNILSVPQMTRLVLPDMVKRGKGLIINISSMTGVHPQPLLTLYSATKTFVTYFSQCLHAEYKSKGITVQCVAPFLVSTNMTKNVKVNSFMKSATAFAREALNTVGHSSCTTGCLSHAVQNALLTILLPDRLRMSTFLIRKLRSSCKKNDWTGEKGE, translated from the exons ATGTCATTTGCTGACCTACTGGCCATCATTGGAGGAATGACTGTGGCTTTCTACCTTCTGAAACTCACTTGGAGATGTTGGTGTGtatttagagagtttgttttATCATCAAAATGGCAAGTGGACTTGAGGACATACGGACAATGGGCAG TTGTCACCGGTGCCACATCTGGTATTGGTAAAGCTTATGCCACTGAG CTGGCACGAAGAGGCCTGGATATTGTTTTAATAAGCAGATGTGATAACAAACTTAAAACTGTTGCCAGAGAAATCG AGGGTGTGTATGGAAGAAAGACTCAGACCATCCCCGTGGACTTCACACATGGCTACAGTATCTACCCTGCCATAGCCAAGAAACTACAAGGCCTGCAGATTGGAATTCTGG TTAACAATGTGGGAATGACCACTACTGACTGTTTTGCCTATTTCCTCGAAACACCAGATGCTGAACAG AAAATCACTCAGGTGATCAACTGTAACATACTATCAGTCCCTCAG ATGACCAGACTGGTTCTCCCAGACATGGTTAAAAG aggaAAGGGGCTGATCATCAACATCTCATCTATGACAGGTGTCCATCCACAGCCTTTGCTGACGCTTTACTCTGCCACCAAG ACTTTTGTAACATACTTCTCTCAGTGTCTCCATGCAGAGTACAAGTCAAAGGGAATTACTGTCCAG TGTGTGGCTCCCTTCCTGGTGTCCACCAACATGACAAAAAATGTGAAAGTGAACAGCTTCATGAAGAGCGCTACAGCGTTTGCTCGTGAGGCTTTGAACACCGTGGGTCACTCCAGCTGCACCACTGGCTGTCTATCACACGCAGTCCAG AACGCGCTTCTCACAATACTCTTGCCGGACCGTCTTCGGATGTCAACGTTCCTCATTAGGAAACTACGAAGCTCATGCAAGAAAAACGATTGGACCGGTGAAAAGGGGGAGTAG
- the gucy2d gene encoding retinal guanylyl cyclase 1, with product MAQHIDPCCLHNLSYHPRWQHNFIKGKRKKHIWTDTFSGCSRFESLSASSSLSKRSLSSRPQLLSSALQHTRSWWRNWFLLPFLIVSFFPHQASATTFTMALVGPWTCDLLYSKALPDLAASLAINRINKNTYLNKGYWYDYKLINEDCQSSRALARFAGLKGYAAAYLGPANPGYCSSAALYAKEWDLGHLSWACLKPNMNKGHMYPTFMRPLPLSSHVLFTVLRYFRWAHVAIISEESDVWEATGHELASSLRALGLPVKPVVTMENNKEGPRAALTKVRETDRVRVVIMCMPSVLIGGHAQYQLLTTALAMRMIDRGYVFIPYDTLLYSLPYNDAPYYMLGNDTKLRKAYDGVLTITMDSGERNFYEAFKQAQDSYEIRTSTPPEQVSPFFGTIYNMMYYTAMAAEQARASEGRWVTGRILADGEGGFEFEGFNQPLRAGRNGEGMQAQYVVLDYSGIGNTLYSTHSLHASHTDSKSGGLKYLGRSIHFAGSTPSKDSTCWFSPYFACTGGISSAAVFFLFLMFISLIGFLVNIFLRYRRDGKVGFSFGGGGHSGGSTKVVLTLDDLVFINTQVSKRKLNDDSIAKSQGDMKTPHHSVSGRSYLASTPDSSNVAVFEGDWVWLKKCPAGSVSCVYNNTESVFVKLREMRHENLNLLLGLFFDSGIFGVVIEHCTRGSLEDLLSNEEVRLDWMFKSSLLMDLIRGMKYLHHRDIIHGRLKSRNCVVDGRFVLKVTDYGFNDIWIAQNIDTDEKPEDLLWTAPELLRSSSQRRRGTFAGDVYSFSIVCQEVVSRSAPFCMLDMPPKEIINKVKEPPPLCRPVISVEEAPVDVIQVMKQAWSEEPERRPTFDDIFKQFKSITKGKKTNIIDSMLRMLEQYSSNLEDLIRERTEELEVERQKTDNLVAQMLPKSVAQALKTGKPVKPEHFNEITLYFSDIVGFSTISSLSEPIEVVNLLNDLYSLFDAIILLHDVYKVETIGDAYMVASGVPNRNGNRHAAEMANMSLDILHCIGTFKARHMPDLKIRIRVGLHSGPVVAGVVGLTMPRYCLFGDTVNTASRMESTGLPYRIHVNQSTVDVLKSLNLGYKIDVRGLTELKGKGIETTYWLVGKEDFTKPLPDPRDLPGGSTHVISLEEIPADRRQKFLDRQKKTN from the exons ATGGCACAACACATAGACCCCTGCTGTCTGCACAACCTCTCCTACCACCCGCGATGGCAGCACAACTTTATAaaagggaagagaaaaaaacatatatggACAGACACTTTCAGCGGATGTAGTCGATTTGAATCTTTATCAGCATCGTCATCATTGTCAAAAAGGTCATTATCATCCAGACCACAGTTGCTATCATCTGCCCTGCAACACACCAGGAGCTGGTGGAGGAACTGGTTTCTTTTGCCCTTTCTCATAGTCTCATTTTTCCCCCATCAAGCCTCTGCAACCACTTTCACAATGGCTCTAGTTGGACCCTGGACATGTGACCTATTATACTCAAAAGCCCTCCCTGACTTGGCTGCCAGCCTTGCCATCAACCGCATAAACAAGAACACCTACCTCAATAAAGGGTACTGGTATGACTACAAGCTGATCAATGAGGACTGCCAGTCATCCCGTGCCCTGGCTCGCTTCGCTGGGCTCAAAGGTTATGCAGCTGCTTACCTGGGCCCAGCCAACCCAGGCTACTGCTCCTCAGCTGCTTTGTACGCCAAAGAGTGGGATCTTGGGCATCTTTCCTGGGCCTGCCTCAAACCCAACATGAATAAAGGACATATGTATCCTACTTTCATGAGGCCACTGCCACTCTCCTCTCATGTACTTTTTACAGTGTTGCGATATTTTCGGTGGGCCCACGTGGCCATAATCTCAGAGGAGTCAGACGTGTGGGAAGCCACAGGGCATGAGCTGGCCTCTTCACTTAGGGCCCTCGGCCTGCCTGTTAAACCGGTAGTCACAATGGAGAACAACAAAGAAGGCCCTCGggcagctttgacaaaagtgcGGGAGACAGACCGGGTCAGAG TGGTCATCATGTGCATGCCCTCAGTCCTGATTGGTGGCCATGCCCAGTACCAACTTCTGACAACAGCCTTGGCTATGCGCATGATTGATCGTGGCTATGTGTTCATTCCCTACGATACCCTTCTCTACTCACTACCCTACAATGATGCACCCTACTATATGTTGGGCAATGACACCAAGCTCCGGAAAGCCTATGATGGAGTTTTAACTATCACCATGGACTCTGGTGAACGCAATTTCTATGAGGCCTTCAAACAAGCTCAGGACAGCTACGAAATACGTACCAGCACTCCCCCAGAGCAG GTTTCTCCATTCTTTGGCACCATCTACAACATGATGTACTACACAGCTATGGCTGCTGAGCAGGCCCGCGCCAGTGAAGGCCGCTGGGTAACTGGTCGGATCCTGGCCGATGGCGAGGGTGGCTTTGAGTTCGAAGGATTCAATCAGCCCCTGAGGGCTGGCAGGAACGGTGAAGGCATGCAAGCTCAATACGTGGTCCTGGACTACAGCGGCATCGGCAACACCCTGTACTCCACTCATTCGCTTCATGCTTCTCACACGGACAGCAAGAGCGGGGGCTTGAAATATCTCGGCCGTTCAATCCATTTTGCAGGGAGCACTCCCAGCAAAGACTCAACCTGTTGGTTTAGCCCATACTTTGCCTGTACTGGAG GCATAAGTTCGGCTGCTGTCTTCTTCCTTTTCCTGATGTTCATTTCGTTGATTGGATTTTTAGTAAACATCTTTCTTCGCTACAG GAGAGATGGCAAAGTTGGGTTCAGCTTTGGAGGTGGTGGCCACAGTGGTGGATCGACAAAGGTGGTGCTGACCCTTGATGACCTGGTCTTCATCAATACCCAAGTCAGCAAGCGG AAGCTAAATGATGATAGTATAGCGAAAAGCCAGGGGGATATGAAGACGCCTCACCACTCAGTGTCCGGCCGTAGCTACTTAGCCTCCACGCCAGACAGCTCGAATGTTGCTGTTTTTGAG GGTGACTGGGTTTGGCTGAAGAAATGTCCCGCTGGATCAGTATCATGCGTCTATAACAACACTGAGAGTGTCTTTGTCAAG CTCAGAGAAATGAGGCACGAGAACCTCAATCTGTTACTGGGGCTGTTCTTCGACTCTGGGATCTTTGGCGTTGTGATTGAGCACTGCACCAGGGGCAGCTTGGAGGATTTGCTCAGCAATGAAGAAGTGCGTCTCGACTGGATGTTCAAGTCTTCCTTGTTAATGGATCTGATCCGG GGTATGAAGTACCTGCACCATCGTGATATCATCCACGGTCGACTCAAATCCCGTAACTGTGTGGTAGATGGGCGTTTTGTGCTGAAGGTGACAGATTACGGGTTCAATGATATTTGGATTGCCCAAAATATTGACACAGATGAAAAGCCAGAGG atctacTTTGGACGGCTCCTGAGCTGCTGCGAAGTTCTAGTCAGAGGAGGAGGGGAACTTTTGCAGGTGATGTCTACAGTTTCTCCATTGTTTGCCAGGAGGTCGTCTCTCGCTCTGCACCTTTCTGCATGTTGGACATGCCTCCAAAAG AGATTATCAACAAGGTCAAGGAGCCTCCGCCTTTGTGTCGGCCTGTCATATCAGTGGAGGAGGCCCCGGTGGACGTGATACAGGTCATGAAACAGGCCTGGAGCGAAGAACCAGAGCGGAGGCCGACCTTTGATGATATCTTCAAACAG TTCAAGAGCATCACCAAGGGAAAGAAAACCAACATCATTGACTCCATGCTGCGCATGTTGGAACAGTACTCCTCCAACTTAGAGGATCTGATCAGAGAGAGGACGGAGGAGCTGGAGGTGGAGAGGCAGAAGACTGACAATCTGGTGGCTCAGATGTTGCCCAA GTCTGTGGCCCAGGCACTGAAGACAGGCAAGCCTGTCAAACCAGAGCATTTCAATGAGATCACTCTGTACTTCAGTGACATTGTGGGCTTCTCCACCATTTCATCTCTTAGCGAACCCATTGAGGTGGTCAACCTACTCAATGACCTCTACTCACTTTTTGATGCTATCATTCTGCTGCATGATGTCTACAAG GTGGAAACTATTGGAGATGCCTACATGGTAGCCTCAGGGGTCCCCAACAGGAATGGCAATCGTCATGCAGCTGAAATGGCCAACATGTCTCTTGACATCCTCCACTGCATTGGGACCTTCAAGGCGAGGCACATGCCTGATCTCAAAATCAGAATACGTGTTGGCCTGCACAGTG GCCCAGTTGTAGCAGGAGTAGTCGGCCTTACGATGCCTCGGTACTGTCTGTTTGGAGACACTGTCAACACAGCATCTCGAATGGAGTCCACAGGGTTGC CTTACAGAATCCATGTCAACCAAAGCACAGTTGATGTCCTGAAGAGCTTGAACCTCGGATATAAAATTGATGTCAGAGGCCTGACAGAGCTAAag GGAAAAGGTATTGAGACCACTTATTGGTTGGTGGGTAAGGAGGATTTCACCAAACCTCTGCCTGATCCTCGAGACCTTCCAGG GGGAAGCACTCATGTGATCAGTTTAGAAGAGATACCCGCCGACAGAAGACAAAAATTCCTGGATCGACAGAAGAAGACAAACTAG
- the si:ch211-284e13.4 gene encoding insulin receptor substrate 1-B yields MENQAAEPQNYEDVQKSGYLRKHKSMHRRFFVLRAASEHGPARLEYYENEKKFRSKSPVPKKVLNLETCFNINKRADSKNKHMIVLYTRSESFAIAADSEEVQNEWYQAMLDLQGNCKTPEDYGSSGECSSPSPVPTFKEVWQVKVWPKGLGHARNLVGIYRLCLTDKTVNFVKLNSDVASVVLQLMNVRRCGHSENFFFIEVGRSAITGPGEFWMQVDDSVVAQNMHETLLEAMKALSEEFRQRSKSQSVGTSCGGGTASNPISVPSRRHHPNLPPSQVGFSRRARTETPGTGGSSTSTSPTSRHGFPRARTASIGARSEESGASAKGTWASSSPSLNGSCSTTPTLRPKPTRAPTPAKITLSLARYTPNPAPSPAPSLSSSSGHGSECGLVGAAVGGMTICSYPRVSQRVSVSGSPSDYGSSDEYGSSPGEHSLLLSGHHVHGEGSSSYIVMGQRESLLGSHHRSKGRRILRRSSSRESEAERRLLSKRASLPLASHERLTPHRKDEDDEDDEEYAIMSQSANRQRADLHHDSGRLRVGGGQLDVVGENRKRSDKSGGEVDRGAAVDSGYMSMLPGVTSPPVSLSLSIGISDAGAKPGADDEYMAMTPNNSVSPPQHIRQPSSEGYMVMSPNSSSSTDLHGLGMWDSRGNMESRAASDYMNISPVSSRSACSTPPSHPEQHQLQPKMFNSYFSLPRAYQHTLYTRFEDDLNKGEGKKEGSGHDSAGRGGGVGYSKRNKIAMGAAGSCQLSMSSSSFSSSSASSESLEDKSISVGRGLSLLRTGAEYKSAGTSTKDGRHHQKRASSSKSPKQQRRGRPLSVSSDITKANTLPRVKENLPPSVSQNVGEYVSIVFKEDSKYGEGRCAGSERPVIHGTLRPVNQPLLCHDNPANLPRSFSAPLSTSAEYVSMDLGKSSTPVTHVRSTFSTQQGPPAVAPKARHEHGTSSPLAAEGNLGYRTKIKTAAVLTEVPPPFTDSKASDPSTSARPAIHSGQPLPVEQETGLGFSPVKSFQSPERSSRLVRGDQQGRLSHCPETFNSPPSLPRHASSSTSLFPEGSQAASHRHGLDCSLWESGQAASMSATPPPQASTSSGEQGLNYIDLDLAIKESPQAGVEHTSSAYNMGGSAMGSSAGSSLNTYASIDFYKSEELRAHQNSRKDGQDC; encoded by the exons ATGGAGAACCAAGCAGCCGAGCCGCAGAACTATGAAGATGTACAGAAAAGCGGGTATCTCCGCAAGCATAAATCAATGCACCGGCGATTTTTCGTGCTGAGGGCGGCCTCGGAGCATGGTCCCGCTCGACTTGAGTACTACGAGAACGAGAAGAAATTCCGCAGTAAATCACCTGTGCCCAAAAAAGTCCTGAACCTGGAGACTTGCTTCAACATCAACAAGCGGGCAGATTCGAAGAACAAGCACATGATAGTGCTTTATACCCGCAGCGAGAGCTTTGCCATCGCCGCAGACAGCGAGGAGGTCCAAAATGAGTGGTACCAAGCAATGCTGGACCTCCAGGGCAACT gtAAAACCCCTGAAGACTATGGAAGCAGTGGAGAGTGTAGCTCTCCATCTCCTGTTCCAACCTTCAAGGAAGTGTGGCAGGTCAAGGTTTGGCCTAAAGGTCTTGGACATGCCAGGAATTTAGTAGGCATCTACCGGCTGTGCCTAACTGACAAGACAGTCAACTTTGTCAAGCTCAACTCTGATGTGGCCTCTGTAGTGTTGCAGCTGATGAATGTCCGCAGATGTGGTCATTCAGAGAATTTTTTCTTCATTGAGGTGGGGCGCTCAGCAATTACCGGCCCCGGAGAGTTCTGGATGCAGGTGGATGACTCCGTGGTGGCTCAGAACATGCACGAGACCCTGCTGGAGGCCATGAAGGCCCTTAGTGAGGAGTTCCGTCAGCGCAGTAAATCTCAGTCTGTGGGAACCTCATGTGGAGGTGGTACTGCTTCAAATCCTATCAGTGTCCCAAGCCGTCGTCATCACCCAAATCTGCCACCGAGCCAGGTGGGCTTCTCGAGACGGGCACGCACGGAGACCCCTGGAACAGGAGGCAGCAGCACGAGCACATCACCTACATCGCGCCACGGGTTTCCAAGGGCGCGAACAGCCAGCATCGGAGCCAGGTCAGAGGAGAGTGGAGCAAGTGCCAAAGGGACGTGGGCCAGCTCCAGCCCAAGTCTCAATGGATCCTGCTCAACTACCCCAACACTGAGACCCAAGCCCACCCGGGCCCCAACCCCTGCTAAGATTACCCTCAGCCTTGCACGTTACACACCTAACCCTGCTCCTTCCCCTGCGCCGAGTCTGTCCTCCAGCTCTGGTCATGGCTCAGAGTGCGGACTAGTGGGGGCAGCGGTGGGAGGCATGACGATCTGCTCCTACCCTCGTGTATCACAAAGAGTTTCTGTTTCAGGTTCACCGAGCGACTATGGATCCTCAGATGAGTACGGCTCCAGTCCCGGCGAGCACTCTCTGCTCCTGTCAGGACATCACGTACACGGAGAAGGCTCCTCCAGCTATATCGTCATGGGACAGCGAGAGAGTCTGCTTGGTTCCCATCATCGCTCCAAAGGCAGACGGATACTGCGCCGTTCATCCAGTCGTGAATCAGAGGCAGAACGCAGACTGCTCAGTAAGAGGGCTTCCCTGCCTTTGGCGTCCCACGAGCGGCTGACTCCACATagaaaagatgaagatgatgaggaCGATGAAGAATACGCCATCATGTCGCAGAGCGCTAACAGACAGCGAGCTGATTTGCACCATGATTCAGGCAGACTGAGAGTTGGGGGTGGGCAACTTGATGTAGTAGGGGAGAATAGGAAGAGGTCTGACAAAAGCGGGGGAGAAGTGGACAGAGGAGCAGCTGTGGATAGTGGCTACATGTCAATGTTGCCTGGAGTGACGTCTCCTCCTGTTTCACTTTCTCTCTCAATAGGTATTTCTGACGCCGGTGCTAAACCCGGGGCAGATGACGAATACATGGCCATGACCCCCAACAACAGTGTGTCCCCCCCTCAGCATATCCGCCAGCCCAGTTCTGAGGGCTACATGGTCATGTCTCCCAATAGCAGCAGCTCCACAGACCTGCATGGACTAGGCATGTGGGATAGCAGGGGCAACATGGAGAGCCGGGCTGCCAGTGACTACATGAACATCTCACCAGTCAGCAGCCGCTCTGCTTGCAGCACACCGCCTTCCCATCCTGAGCAGCACCAACTTCAACCAAAAATGTTCAACTCCTACTTCTCACTGCCACGAGCTTATCAACACACTCTCTATACTCGCTTTGAGGACGACTTGAacaaaggagaaggaaaaaaagaaggcagTGGGCACGATAGTGCTGGACGGGGAGGAGGAGTTGGATATAGCAAGAGAAACAAAATTGCAATGGGCGCTGCTGGAAGCTGCCAACTTTCCatgtcttcctcttctttctcctccAGCTCTGCCAGCAGTGAAAGCCTCGAAGACAAGTCCATATCAGTGGGGAGAGGGTTAAGTTTATTAAGAACCGGAGCAGAATACAAGAGTGCAGGAACAAGCACGAAAGATGGGCGTCACCATCAAAAACGTGCATCGAGCAGTAAGAGTCCAAAGCAGCAAAGACGTGGTCGTCCCCTCAGTGTGTCTTCAGACATTACTAAAGCAAACACGCTGCCCAGGGTTAAAGAGAATCTGCCGCCATCAGTGTCTCAGAATGTTGGTGAGTATGTCAGTATTGTCTTCAAGGAAGACAGTAAATATGGCGAAGGACGATGTGCAGGTTCCGAACGTCCTGTGATCCATGGAACGCTCCGACCCGTGAATCAACCGCTCCTCTGCCATGATAATCCTGCTAACCTTCCCCGCAGCTTCTCTGCACCATTGTCCACCTCTGCTGAGTACGTCAGCATGGATTTAGGGAAATCCTCAACACCAGTGACTCATGTTAGATCCACGTTCAGCACCCAACAGGGCCCACCAGCTGTTGCCCCCAAGGCCCGACACGAGCACGGCACGTCCTCTCCTCTGGCCGCAGAGGGCAACCTGGGCTacagaacaaaaataaagacagcaGCAGTGCTGACAGAAGTCCCGCCTCCATTTACGGACAGCAAAGCCTCAGATCCCAGCACTTCAGCACGACCTGCCATCCACTCTGGTCAACCCTTACCTGTGGAGCAGGAGACAGGTTTGGGCTTTTCCCCAGTGAAGTCCTTCCAGTCTCCGGAGCGGAGCAGCAGACTGGTCCGAGGTGACCAGCAGGGACGCCTAAGCCACTGCCCAGAGACATTTAATTCACCCCCCTCACTACCACGCCACGCATCCTCTTCTACCTCCCTCTTCCCAGAGGGCAGCCAGGCAGCGAGCCATCGGCATGGTTTGGACTGCTCACTGTGGGAGAGCGGGCAGGCTGCTAGTATGTCTGCCACACCTCCACCTCAAGCCTCCACCTCATCTGGAGAACAAGGCCTTAATTATATTGACCTTGACTTGGCCATTAAGGAGAGCCCTCAAGCTGGAGTGGAGCACACCTCTTCTGCCTACAACATGGGAGGAAGTGCTATGGGTAGCAGTGCTGGCTCCAGCCTCAACACTTACGCCAGTATTGATTTCTATAAATCGGAAGAATTGAGAGCACACCAGAACAGTAGAAAAGATGGTCAAG